In the genome of Desulfuromonas acetexigens, one region contains:
- a CDS encoding uracil-DNA glycosylase → MPENLRQELREALAQARGVLQDLDRLGLGALPMPPLVADPSICPPNVRGLDRGGMAPCRSETLDEIHADLGDCQRCPLAKRRHHIVFGVGAPRARLVLVGEGPGREEDERGEPFVGEAGRLLDRMLFAIGLERSEVYICNVIKCRPPGNRDPEPGEVAACRPFLERQLAAIAPEMILALGRVSSQSLLGDNTPISRLRGQWRDYQGIPLLPTYHPAYLLRNPAAKQEAWEDLKQVLKRLRGSG, encoded by the coding sequence ATGCCGGAAAATCTCCGTCAGGAATTGCGCGAAGCCCTCGCCCAGGCGCGGGGGGTGTTGCAGGATCTCGATCGGCTCGGTCTCGGGGCACTGCCGATGCCCCCCCTCGTCGCCGATCCGTCGATCTGTCCGCCGAACGTGCGCGGGCTCGACCGGGGAGGGATGGCTCCTTGCCGGAGCGAAACCCTCGACGAGATCCATGCCGACCTCGGCGACTGCCAGCGTTGCCCTTTGGCCAAGAGGCGGCACCACATCGTCTTCGGCGTCGGTGCTCCGCGCGCCCGGCTGGTGCTGGTCGGCGAAGGGCCGGGGCGGGAAGAGGATGAGCGGGGGGAACCTTTCGTCGGCGAGGCCGGACGCCTGCTCGACCGGATGCTCTTCGCCATCGGCCTGGAGCGCTCCGAGGTCTACATCTGTAATGTCATCAAATGTCGTCCCCCCGGCAACCGTGATCCGGAACCCGGGGAAGTCGCCGCTTGTCGTCCTTTTCTCGAACGCCAGCTGGCGGCGATCGCACCGGAGATGATCCTGGCTTTGGGCCGTGTCTCCAGCCAGTCCCTGCTCGGCGACAATACCCCGATCAGCCGTCTGCGCGGCCAGTGGCGGGACTATCAGGGCATTCCGTTGCTGCCGACCTACCATCCCGCTTATCTGCTGCGCAACCCGGCGGCCAAACAGGAAGCCTGGGAAGATCTGAAGCAGGTTCTCAAGCGCCTGCGAGGCAGTGGATGA
- a CDS encoding zinc dependent phospholipase C family protein, translating to MLLRCAFLFILLLLTPGEALAWGIGVHLQLGSHILANLQQLPPLLQTLLGAYPQDYLYGCIAADITLGKKFTHYLQHCHSWRMGRKILDAAQSAPQKACAYGYLSHLAADTVAHSYLVPFKMARTFNTVFLKHAYWEVRAEAQVPPEIWAVARSIARKRFPDNDLLLRGELSDTIFSFTTNKRLFNSLLLLSRLRQWQKMLRSIDHNSKWTFSPADQEEYLSLAREAGMSILTRMEESPYWKADPTGERAINAAKMIRKNLNLLWLDGKLPDKDGEAILADLKPRFREGITRPDDLLKLLSAY from the coding sequence ATGTTATTGCGTTGCGCTTTCCTTTTTATCCTTCTGCTGCTGACACCCGGCGAGGCCCTGGCCTGGGGGATCGGCGTGCATCTGCAGCTTGGCTCCCATATCCTCGCCAATCTCCAGCAGCTGCCGCCGCTTTTGCAGACCCTGCTCGGCGCCTATCCTCAGGATTACCTCTACGGTTGCATCGCCGCCGACATCACCCTGGGCAAGAAATTCACCCACTATCTGCAACACTGTCACAGCTGGCGCATGGGGCGGAAGATTCTCGACGCGGCCCAAAGCGCCCCGCAAAAAGCCTGCGCCTACGGCTACCTGAGCCACCTCGCCGCGGACACCGTCGCCCACTCCTACCTGGTGCCGTTCAAGATGGCGCGCACCTTCAACACCGTCTTTCTCAAGCACGCCTACTGGGAGGTGCGCGCCGAGGCACAGGTGCCGCCGGAGATCTGGGCGGTGGCCCGGAGCATCGCCCGCAAGCGTTTTCCCGACAACGACCTGCTGCTACGCGGGGAGCTCTCGGACACCATCTTTTCCTTTACCACCAACAAGCGGCTCTTCAATTCCCTGCTGCTGCTCAGCCGTCTGCGCCAATGGCAGAAGATGCTGCGCTCCATCGATCACAACTCCAAGTGGACCTTCAGCCCGGCCGACCAGGAGGAATATCTCTCCCTGGCTCGGGAGGCGGGGATGAGCATCCTGACACGGATGGAAGAAAGCCCCTACTGGAAGGCCGATCCCACCGGCGAGCGGGCGATCAACGCCGCCAAGATGATCCGCAAGAACCTCAATCTCCTCTGGCTCGACGGCAAGCTCCCGGACAAGGACGGCGAAGCGATCCTCGCCGACCTCAAACCCCGCTTCCGCGAAGGCATCACCCGCCCCGACGACCTGCTGAAACTGCTCTCGGCATATTGA
- the coaBC gene encoding bifunctional phosphopantothenoylcysteine decarboxylase/phosphopantothenate--cysteine ligase CoaBC: protein MLKGKTILLGVTGGIAAYKAVELLRLFVKAGAEVFVVMTASAREFVTPLTFQTLSGNPVHTELFNLYQEREIGHISLADRADLVVVAPATANLIGKVANGLADDLLSTALMATKAPVLFVPAMNVNMYENPVYQMNQKKLEGFGYRFLEPATGFLACGWEGKGKMPEPARIFEETLALLSPQDLAGETVLVTAGPTREELDPVRYLSNYSSGKMGYAIARAARRRGARVILVSGPTALAAPVGIELVPVTSARQMREAVLQRLEEATVVIKAAAVADYRPAMRAEQKIKKGLEGSLILPLEKNPDILAELGSRKGNRLLVGFAAETADLLENARKKLTEKNLDLIVANDVSRSDAGFDVDTNAVRLLYRDGSGEELPLLGKDEVADQLLDRIARLLKPSL, encoded by the coding sequence ATGCTCAAGGGTAAAACCATCCTTCTCGGCGTCACCGGCGGCATCGCCGCCTACAAGGCGGTGGAACTGCTGCGGCTCTTCGTCAAGGCCGGGGCCGAGGTCTTCGTGGTGATGACCGCGAGCGCCCGCGAATTCGTGACGCCGCTCACCTTTCAGACCCTTTCCGGCAACCCGGTGCACACCGAGCTCTTCAATCTCTATCAGGAACGGGAAATCGGCCACATCTCCCTGGCCGACCGCGCCGATCTGGTGGTGGTGGCGCCGGCCACGGCCAATCTCATCGGCAAGGTCGCGAACGGCCTGGCCGACGACCTGCTCAGCACGGCCCTGATGGCGACCAAGGCGCCGGTCCTTTTCGTTCCGGCGATGAACGTCAATATGTACGAGAATCCGGTCTATCAGATGAATCAGAAGAAGCTGGAGGGGTTCGGCTACCGCTTCCTCGAGCCGGCCACGGGCTTTCTCGCCTGCGGCTGGGAAGGGAAGGGGAAGATGCCGGAGCCGGCACGGATTTTCGAGGAGACCCTGGCCCTGCTCAGCCCCCAGGATCTGGCCGGAGAGACGGTGCTGGTCACCGCCGGACCGACCCGCGAGGAGCTTGATCCGGTGCGTTACCTGAGCAACTACTCCTCGGGGAAGATGGGCTACGCCATCGCCCGAGCCGCCCGTCGGCGCGGGGCGCGGGTGATCCTGGTCAGCGGCCCGACGGCCCTGGCGGCGCCGGTCGGGATCGAGCTGGTGCCGGTGACGAGTGCTCGGCAGATGCGCGAGGCCGTGTTGCAGCGACTGGAGGAGGCGACGGTGGTGATCAAGGCGGCGGCGGTCGCCGATTATCGTCCGGCCATGCGCGCCGAGCAGAAGATCAAGAAGGGATTGGAGGGATCGCTGATTCTGCCGCTGGAGAAAAATCCGGACATCCTCGCCGAGCTCGGAAGCCGCAAGGGGAATCGGCTGCTGGTCGGCTTCGCCGCCGAGACCGCCGATCTTCTGGAAAACGCCCGTAAAAAATTAACGGAGAAGAATCTCGACCTGATCGTCGCCAACGACGTCAGCCGCAGCGATGCCGGTTTCGACGTCGACACCAACGCCGTGCGCCTGCTCTACCGGGACGGCTCCGGCGAGGAGCTCCCCTTGCTCGGCAAGGACGAGGTCGCCGACCAGCTCCTCGACCGCATTGCCCGATTGCTGAAACCTTCGCTGTAG
- a CDS encoding MBL fold metallo-hydrolase yields the protein MIIEALPVGPLQVNCYIVGCETTREALVVDPGDEGGRILAALDRAGLQARLVVNTHGHFDHIGANAFLVEKTGAELLIHEKDVPLLAQSERHAELFGLSVVPSPAPTRTLVGGEELSVGELRIQIIHTPGHSPGGICLLVDGHLFAGDTLFAGSIGRTDLAGGNHEQLLAAIREQLLVLPEATVVHPGHGPDTSIGREKRNNPFVGAFI from the coding sequence ATGATCATCGAAGCGTTGCCGGTCGGGCCGCTGCAAGTCAATTGTTACATCGTCGGTTGCGAGACGACCCGCGAGGCGCTGGTGGTCGATCCCGGCGACGAGGGCGGGCGGATTCTCGCGGCGCTCGATCGTGCCGGGTTGCAGGCCAGGCTGGTGGTGAACACCCACGGCCATTTCGACCATATCGGCGCCAATGCGTTTCTGGTCGAAAAAACCGGTGCCGAGCTGCTGATCCACGAAAAGGATGTGCCGCTGCTCGCCCAGTCCGAGCGTCATGCCGAGCTTTTCGGCCTGAGCGTCGTCCCGTCTCCGGCGCCGACTCGCACCCTGGTCGGCGGGGAGGAGTTGAGTGTCGGCGAGCTGCGTATCCAAATCATCCATACTCCCGGGCACAGCCCTGGCGGCATCTGCCTGCTGGTCGACGGCCATCTCTTCGCCGGCGATACCCTCTTTGCCGGTTCCATCGGCCGCACCGACCTTGCCGGGGGGAATCACGAACAGCTGCTGGCCGCCATCCGCGAACAGTTGCTGGTGCTGCCCGAGGCGACGGTGGTGCATCCCGGCCACGGTCCCGACACCAGCATCGGCCGGGAAAAACGCAACAACCCCTTTGTCGGCGCATTCATCTAA
- a CDS encoding 3'-5' exoribonuclease YhaM family protein, with amino-acid sequence MKNIFVTQIKERDWVDGVFLVGDKTLAMAKNGKPYMTLRLADRSGEVEGRVWDRVDELAASFEKNDFIAIKAKASVYLGKMQLVIQELTPVPEDEVDLADFLPVSERPVAEMRAELAERVAALDNPHLKALMEAFLADDEFMAGYTAAPAAKAMHHVYLGGLLEHSLAVATLACDVSRRYPGIDRDLLIVGALLHDIGKVDELRYERSFDYSDEGKLIGHLVMGVEMIGEKIQGLPGFPPKLAMILKHLLLSHHGQYEYGSPKRPKTLEAVVLNFIDDLDSKINGVSSHIAKEPDREGSWTSYHRLYDRYFFRDGSSRASSAPAPAAAQQKTVAAPPPSRPVASERPKAPEANRGKEQPKRGFGFTLGDQLKGKSLDLFGEDSGKEG; translated from the coding sequence TTGAAGAATATTTTTGTCACGCAGATCAAGGAGCGGGATTGGGTCGACGGGGTTTTTCTGGTCGGCGACAAGACCCTGGCCATGGCCAAGAACGGCAAGCCCTACATGACCCTGCGTCTGGCCGACCGCAGCGGGGAGGTCGAAGGCCGGGTCTGGGACCGGGTCGACGAGCTCGCTGCCAGCTTCGAGAAGAACGATTTCATCGCCATCAAGGCCAAGGCCAGCGTCTATCTCGGCAAGATGCAGCTGGTGATTCAGGAGCTGACGCCGGTTCCCGAAGACGAGGTCGATCTCGCCGATTTCCTCCCCGTTTCCGAGCGGCCGGTTGCGGAAATGCGCGCCGAGCTGGCGGAGCGGGTCGCCGCCCTGGATAATCCTCATCTCAAGGCGCTGATGGAAGCCTTTCTTGCCGACGATGAATTCATGGCCGGTTACACGGCGGCGCCGGCGGCCAAGGCGATGCATCACGTCTACCTCGGCGGGCTGCTTGAACATTCCCTGGCGGTGGCGACTCTGGCCTGCGACGTCAGCCGTCGTTATCCCGGAATCGATCGCGATCTGCTCATCGTCGGCGCCCTGTTGCACGACATCGGCAAGGTCGACGAGCTGCGCTACGAGCGTTCTTTCGATTACAGCGACGAAGGCAAGCTGATCGGCCACCTGGTCATGGGGGTGGAGATGATCGGCGAGAAGATTCAGGGCCTCCCCGGATTTCCGCCGAAGCTGGCGATGATTCTCAAGCACCTGCTGCTGTCGCACCACGGCCAGTACGAATACGGCTCGCCGAAGCGGCCGAAGACGTTGGAAGCGGTCGTCCTCAATTTCATCGACGACCTCGACTCGAAGATCAACGGAGTGAGTTCGCATATCGCCAAGGAACCGGATCGGGAGGGTTCCTGGACCAGCTACCATCGCCTCTACGATCGCTATTTCTTCCGCGACGGCAGCTCCCGCGCGTCGTCCGCCCCGGCTCCGGCAGCCGCACAGCAGAAAACGGTCGCCGCCCCGCCGCCATCCCGGCCGGTAGCGAGCGAGCGGCCGAAGGCGCCGGAAGCAAATCGGGGCAAGGAACAGCCGAAGCGCGGTTTCGGCTTCACCCTGGGGGATCAGCTCAAGGGCAAAAGCCTCGACCTTTTCGGCGAAGATTCGGGCAAGGAGGGATAA
- a CDS encoding NAD(P)/FAD-dependent oxidoreductase: MALRLREIPLNLDENEDLLPRKAADILGLAPDGIRALRIVRRGIDARKKPRVLRVYTVEFSVADEAALLRRHAGLARLETAPAPVSPEIVRVARPHRALVVGMGPAGLFAALHLAERGATVTLLERGRPVEERVRDVERFWAEGVLDPASNVQFGEGGAGTFSDGKLTTRLNDPRTFQVLRTLVDCGAPERILVEAKPHVGSDRLRRVLIEFRRRLQALGVEIRFNACLDGLESRAGRVVGGVLADGALLPCDSLVLAPGHSARDTYEMLQRLGVRLEAKPFALGVRVEHPAALINRIQYGMSGHPQLPTADYALTWNDPESGRGVYSFCMCPGGEVINAASETGGVVVNGMSLARRDGPFSNSALVVAVRPDDFAGNDPLAGVRFQRHWEQAAFAAGGGDYRAPAQNLMAFLGRAGGQVRSSCRPLVREAALAEVLPEFVTVGLRRALPHFDRKMRGFVTAEATLIGVESRTSAPLRILRDEAGQSLSHPGLYPAGEGAGYAGGIMSAALDGLRVAENILTTVNGSHL; encoded by the coding sequence ATGGCGCTGCGCCTGCGGGAAATCCCCCTGAATCTGGATGAAAACGAGGACTTGCTGCCGCGCAAGGCGGCCGACATCCTCGGTCTTGCTCCCGACGGCATCCGCGCTCTACGCATCGTCCGGCGGGGGATCGATGCCCGCAAGAAGCCCCGGGTGCTGCGGGTCTACACGGTGGAGTTCTCCGTTGCCGACGAAGCCGCGCTGCTCCGCCGTCATGCTGGTCTGGCCCGACTGGAAACGGCCCCGGCGCCGGTATCGCCGGAGATCGTCCGGGTTGCCCGTCCCCATCGGGCGCTAGTGGTGGGGATGGGGCCAGCCGGGCTCTTCGCCGCTTTGCATCTGGCCGAGCGCGGGGCGACGGTGACGCTGCTCGAACGGGGGCGCCCGGTGGAAGAGCGGGTGCGGGACGTGGAGCGCTTCTGGGCCGAGGGTGTTCTTGATCCGGCGAGCAACGTGCAGTTCGGCGAAGGGGGGGCGGGAACCTTCTCCGACGGCAAGCTCACCACTCGTCTGAACGATCCCCGAACCTTTCAGGTGCTGCGCACCCTGGTCGACTGCGGCGCGCCGGAGCGGATTCTCGTTGAGGCCAAGCCCCATGTGGGGAGCGATCGCCTGCGTCGGGTGCTGATCGAGTTCCGTCGCCGCTTGCAGGCGTTGGGGGTGGAGATCCGCTTCAACGCTTGCCTGGACGGCTTAGAGTCTCGCGCCGGGCGGGTGGTCGGCGGTGTCCTGGCGGACGGCGCGCTGCTCCCCTGCGACAGCCTGGTCCTCGCTCCCGGGCACAGCGCCCGCGATACGTATGAAATGCTTCAGCGTTTGGGCGTGCGCCTGGAGGCCAAGCCCTTCGCCCTGGGGGTGCGGGTGGAGCATCCGGCCGCGCTCATCAACCGCATCCAGTACGGCATGTCCGGCCATCCCCAGCTCCCGACCGCCGACTACGCTCTGACCTGGAACGATCCGGAAAGCGGCCGGGGGGTCTACTCCTTCTGCATGTGCCCCGGCGGCGAGGTGATCAACGCCGCCTCGGAAACGGGTGGGGTGGTGGTCAACGGCATGAGTCTGGCGCGGCGGGACGGTCCCTTCTCCAACAGCGCCCTGGTGGTGGCGGTACGCCCCGACGATTTCGCCGGAAACGATCCCCTGGCCGGGGTCCGTTTTCAGCGCCATTGGGAGCAGGCGGCCTTCGCCGCCGGCGGTGGCGATTATCGGGCGCCGGCGCAGAATCTCATGGCCTTTCTCGGCCGCGCGGGCGGCCAGGTGCGCTCCAGCTGCCGACCGCTGGTGCGGGAAGCGGCCCTGGCCGAGGTGCTGCCGGAATTCGTGACCGTCGGCTTGCGCCGGGCCTTGCCCCATTTCGACCGCAAGATGCGGGGTTTCGTCACCGCCGAGGCGACATTGATCGGGGTGGAAAGCCGGACATCCGCCCCCTTGCGCATCCTCCGCGATGAGGCGGGGCAATCCCTCTCCCATCCCGGGCTCTATCCGGCGGGGGAGGGGGCCGGTTACGCCGGCGGCATCATGAGCGCGGCCCTCGACGGTTTGCGGGTTGCGGAAAACATTCTCACCACAGTGAATGGGAGCCATCTTTGA
- a CDS encoding response regulator, translating into MDRRILVVDDEKIIRELTSMILRARGFEVLTAENGEAGMALIEEQRPAVVLLDYMMPYMDGLTALKKIREGYPETYVIMFTGKGSEEIAVELMKAGASDYILKPFNNQDLIDRLETVLRIRKIELNNKELRQERERLLREIEEWNRELERRVAEKSRELEQAHAEIVQGEKLVALGHLSAGMAHEIRNPLNTISLFMQLLKNGLEPGSEPVSYVDKALKEVDRIDDILINLLASSKRPRFELHMQSLPEIIDQVLEGFAEQIRAYGVTLNKTFATMPPPILADGKELEQVFNNILANALYEMQQGGTLDFELRHDNQAIYVTISDTGAGIPEEHLHHIFDPFYTTKSKGTGCGLSVVLRIVKTYGGRIWVESVPGQGTTFHVQLPLE; encoded by the coding sequence ATGGATCGACGAATCCTGGTGGTGGACGACGAAAAGATCATTCGGGAACTGACCTCCATGATTCTGCGCGCCCGGGGGTTCGAGGTCCTGACCGCCGAAAACGGTGAGGCGGGAATGGCGTTGATCGAAGAGCAGCGTCCGGCGGTGGTGCTGCTCGACTACATGATGCCCTACATGGACGGCCTGACTGCCCTGAAGAAGATTCGCGAAGGCTATCCTGAAACCTATGTCATCATGTTTACCGGCAAGGGGAGCGAGGAGATCGCCGTCGAGTTGATGAAGGCCGGCGCCTCCGACTATATCCTCAAACCCTTCAATAATCAGGATCTGATCGACCGGCTGGAAACCGTCCTGCGCATCCGTAAAATCGAGCTGAACAACAAGGAGTTACGCCAGGAGCGGGAACGACTGCTGCGGGAAATCGAGGAGTGGAACCGGGAGTTGGAGCGGCGGGTGGCGGAGAAGAGCCGGGAACTGGAGCAGGCCCACGCCGAGATTGTCCAGGGGGAGAAGCTCGTCGCCCTCGGCCATCTTTCCGCCGGCATGGCTCACGAAATCCGCAACCCCTTGAATACCATCAGCCTCTTTATGCAACTCCTGAAAAACGGCCTGGAACCCGGCAGCGAGCCGGTTTCCTATGTGGACAAGGCGCTCAAGGAGGTCGATCGCATCGACGACATCCTCATCAACCTGCTCGCTTCGAGCAAGCGCCCCCGCTTTGAACTGCACATGCAGTCCCTGCCGGAGATCATCGACCAGGTGCTGGAAGGGTTCGCCGAGCAGATCCGGGCCTATGGCGTCACCCTCAATAAAACCTTCGCGACGATGCCGCCGCCGATTCTGGCCGACGGCAAGGAGCTGGAACAGGTCTTCAACAACATTCTCGCCAACGCCCTCTACGAGATGCAACAGGGGGGCACCCTCGATTTCGAGCTGCGCCATGACAACCAGGCTATTTACGTGACCATCAGCGACACCGGCGCGGGGATCCCCGAGGAACACCTTCATCATATCTTCGACCCCTTCTACACTACCAAGTCCAAGGGGACCGGTTGCGGTCTCTCGGTCGTGTTGCGCATCGTCAAGACCTACGGCGGACGTATCTGGGTGGAGAGCGTGCCGGGGCAGGGGACGACCTTTCACGTGCAGCTGCCGCTGGAGTAA